In Patescibacteria group bacterium, the genomic window AGCTTGGGCAGGGATAAAATAATATCATCTGTTTATGGCGGAATGGCAGTAACTCAAGACAAGGTCTTGGCAGAGAAAATAAGAGAATTTCAAAAGCATTTAAAATTTCCAAATTTATTTTGGATTAAAAAACAACTTTTACATCCAATTTTAACAAAAAAATTGATAATGCCCTTGTATGGATTTTTTGGATTGGGTAAGTATAAATTAGTTGCATTGCAAAGATTAGGTATTTTATCTAAAGCAGTTCACAAAATGGAAAAACAGGGGAAAATGCCAAAATATTTATTTAAAAAAATGCCAAATGCCTTGGCTTTATTAGGACTGCATCAATTTGAAAAATTAGAGAAATTCAATAAGCACAGATACGAAATAGCCAAAATTTACAAACAATTTGAACGGGTCGCACCCGTACAAGAATATATAGAGAAAAGGGTTTTTATGCGTTATTCGGTTTTTGTAGAAAATAGCGACGAAATTTTAGAGAAGTTTAAGAAAAAAGGTATTTATCTTGATGATGGTTGGAGGAAATCAGTTGTCGTGCCAATTGGCACTAATTTAGAAAAAATGGGATACATAAAAGGAAGTTGTCCTGTAGCTGAAGAGGTAGCTGATAAAATTTTAAATTTACCAACACATATAAATATATCAAAAGAGCAGGCTGAAAAAATAAAAAATCTCTTGAAGAGATTTCAAGAGCAATAATTCTTTATTAAATAAAGTGAGGGTCTCCTTGTTCAGAGACCCTCGTTTGTGGATATCAGCTGCTCCAGAGGCCGAATGTGAATCCGGTTTCAATCTTGTAGAGAGTGGCTTCAATCCATACTCCTGCCGAGCGCCCTTGATTGTACCATAGATGGGTAAGCCCGATAATAGGAGTCGTTTGTTCGGAGCCGCAGCTCTCTTTGTAATATCCGAGACCCAAGTATGGGAAGCAAACATTTCCAACTCGTAGGACATTCCCGGATAAGCAGAGCGGAATTCTCATTTCTATTTCCATGTATCGGGAGCTTCGGGAAAAGCAACGCCATTCGTTTGTAAGGTACTGGAATCGGGCGACATCAAATCCCGGGATCCCTATTTTGAAGTATGGTCCGGCCAACAGTTTGCATTCGAAATCTGTGAATGTCAGACCAAACCAGAGAATCGGTAGTCCTGGCAAGCTGGGTAATACGCCGATATTCATCTTTGCGGAAGATGAGCAGAGATCTGCTTGAATTCCGAACTCTGCACCACTAATCCCGCAGATTGAATTCTGTGCGTTCATACCGATACTTGCGCCAAATAACAACAGTATTGCCGCGATTACTACCACGATTTTCTTTTTCACGATCCTGCCTCCTATTTTCGAGAATTATTCTATTATACAAAAGAGCAGGTAGAATGTCAAGCACTTATAAAAAACAGGGTCTCAAGTTAGAGACCCTGTCAGGGTTTTCGGTCTTTGCTTTCACTAGAAATAGTAAGCAAAGCCGAACTCAATGTGCAACGGCGGAAATATTCTGTAACAGAGCAATTCGTATGGGAAATGCGCCTCTACCCAAACCTCGGTGTCAAGGTCAACGAAAATGGCATCAACTCCCACAAAGAATACATGCTGTTTTGAGCGGATGGTGTTTTGGCCGCATATCATCAGTTCGGTGTACCGATAGCCGATGTTCATCGGCCAAATGGTATCCTTGCTCATGATGTACACAGGAATAGGGGCCTTGATCTCGAATTCTCCATAATAGGAACGGCGATTGAGCCCAGCGAGGAATTTTCCTTCCATAATGTCAAAGGTAAGGATACCTATCTTAGCATATCCGCCAGCCATTGATTCGGCTTGTATGTTGGCGAAAGATACGCCAACGCCAAGATTAAAGTATCCACGCGTGAGCATGCCGAAATCGGCTTCAAAGAACGGGGGAGAGGGAACTCCTATTTGGAGGTCTACTTCAAACCCGTTGAAACAACGATTCTGGAGCGAATCAAACATTGGTGGCGTTTGAGCCATTGTTGTGGCAACGAAAGCCAGCACCAGAGCAACGATTACTAATCCTGCCGTCTTTCTCTTCATTCTGCACCTCCTGTGCAATTGCAAACTACTTTATTCTACATAACAAGGGAATTCTGTCAAGTTTTTTGGCTTGACAATTCTTTATCTATTTACTAAGGTATATTACTGTACTGCAGATAGTAGATTGCAGAAAAAAGGCCTTTAGGAGGTTGAGATGAAGAAGATGTTGTTGGTTGCGGGATTGTTGGTTGTGGCCCTTGCTGTAGGAGGGGTGGTTGTCTCTGGTGTTCAGGTTGGGAGTCGGAACTTTACTGGGCCGTTGTTGTCGGTTGGAGTGCGTCTGAGCGAAGACATGTTCTATGGCAAAGTAGATTTGCCAACTGATGGCTTCCTCTATGTCTTCTATCAGGGCAGACCTGACGCAGATCAGTATCTGATCTTTCCCAATAAAGAGAATTCTTGGGAGTGTAGAACTTCCGGGTTGAACAACATTGATCTCTCTATGCTCTATCCCATAAACAGCGCGCAGAAGATCACAATTGTTTTCTCCCGATACAAGTTACTGAACGCTGATTTCAATCTTACCACAGAGAGATTTCTGTCGGTACAAGAGATTGATCAATATGGTTTTTGGCTTGGATGCGGCTCGTGTTCGGTTTGGGTAGCAGAGCTGCAGATTCCTTCAACAATTGTTGGAGCCAGACCTTGTTGGTGGACGACGGTCAGATATCCTGCCTGCCAGCCAAGACCTTTGTCAAGTTGTTGCTATTGGCTCAGCAGACCGTGCGTTAGCATCGGTTGCCCTCAGGCCTCCTGCCTGTTGTGGTGGTGGCTAATGGGAGTGATCTTAATTCATTGAGAATCACTATTCGTCCCAAAAGGGGCTGCTTATCAGCCCCCTTTTTTTTGTCCAAAACCTTGACAAATTCGTAAATTGTGATAATGTTCACAATAGATAGTCGTTCCTTTTATCACTTATAGGGACAAGATCGAAAAAAAAGATATGAAGGAGGTTCAGATGAGCAAGAAGCGAGGTTTGTTGGTAGCACTGTTGGTATTGGTGGCAATGGGATTGTCTGGGTGTATGCTTTTCAATTGCGATCCTGTTGCTTCATTCACATGGAGTCCAGCAACGATTTATGCTGGAGAAAGCATCACATTTACCTCTACTTCCACGGATAGCGATGGAACCATTGATTACCATAAGTGGGAATTCAGCGACGGAGGTACGGCGAACGGAAGTCAGGTATTGCATACTTTCGCTGATGACGGCGCTTACCAGGTTTCTTTGATTGTAACTGACAATTGTGGAGCAATCGGCTCCATAACTCGTTCGGTGACTGTCTTGAACCCAGCGCCGAGCATCGGAAAGATGACTGTGACTGACTTGGACGGGTGTGATGGCTATCCGTATTCGGTCTGTCATCGTATCCGTGCGGTGCTCGACAACATAATGGATGTGGCTAGCATTGAGCCAAAGAAAGTGGTTTCAACCACGATTGACTTTGGCGATGGCCCCAATTCAGTGTTTTCAGGATTCTCAACAACCTACAGCTACAAGAATCCGGGGACATACACGATCGTTGGCACTGTTGTGGATGACGATGGAGCTACGGGAATTCAAACCAAGAACATCACGATTAGGTCCTATTCATTGGTTCCGCCGATTGTTCGATTGGAGCCGGCTCGCAGGACTGCGAACCTGAACGAGATTGTCAAGTTCTACATCTTTGCTTATGACCCGGATCAAAATCGGGAATGTGGTGGATGCCCACCTCCATGTCTTCCTCCATGTCCACCTCCCTATTCTCCTTGCGGAGAGCAAGAGGTTGAGCTAAAGGACTATAGAGGATTTGATTCTCTGTCGTCCTCACTTGGACTTTGCGGAGAGTCAATCATCACACAAGGCGCATATCCAAGAGATAGGGGTATTGTGAGGATCAGGGTAGTGCTCATAGATCCCAACGAGAATATCGTGGAAATCTTTGATACCCGCGATGCCTCATTATCTCTTTACAACCCCACATTTGAGTTTAGGTTCAATATGTGCGGGGATTGGAAGATCAGCTTCATTGCTTGGGACGACGATTGTCGTTGCAGTCAGGCAACCGGATATCTCCACACCATCAAGGTTGCTCTTCCAGACGAGTGTTAAGAGGATTGGGGGCAAGACGCTAAGCGTCTTGCCCCCTCAATTTTCTTTACTAAACTATTTTTTTGTGATATTCTCAAATTAGTACAGATTAGCATTAGTGCTGATTTTTTCGTTTTACAGCGCCAAAAGGAGGAAAAATGCTGGAGCAAGAAATAGGCGTGGTAATATACACAGAAGAGCAAATACAGGACAGAGTAAAGGAATTGGCAAAACAGATTGCCGAGAACTATTACTTTCTGTATATGCAAAACCCGGAGGATTTCAAACTCATTCTTGTTGGTGTGTTAAAGGGGTGCAATCCCTTTATGAGTGATCTCTCTAAAGAGATTAATAGGGCGTTTGAAAAACTTCATGGAGGGAAATTCCTTTGCCTGTTTCCAGAGTATATCTCTATTGAGAGTAGAGATAAGAAGAATAAGCAGAAGCGTCCGAAGTGGCTCTTGGATACGAGAATGGATTTAGCTGGTGCTCATGTCTTAATCGTAGAAGATATCATCCACTCGGGCGTCACTCTCTCCCATATTGCGTCAACGCTTGACCCAAATGGGTCAAGAGCGAAACTCGGAAGGCCTGCGAGCTTGGAGGTATGCGCTTTACTGGATAGGATTTCTAAAGACAAGAGAGTCAGGGCTAAGTATGTCGGCTTTGAGCTTAATGGAGACGAGTGGGTTGTCGGTTATGGTATGGATTCCGGCGAAATTGGTCGGCTTTTACCATGTATCCACGCCCTTTGTCAGGAGTGAAATCAGCATTTACATAGCCGGAGAGCATCAAGCATCGCTCTCCGGCCTATTTTTTTGTATAATAAGATAATAAATAACAAATATTATAGTTTTATGAAAGTAAATTTAAGGGTTTATCCTAATTCTAAAAAAAATAAAATAACAGAAAAAGCAGAAAATGTTTTTGAGGTCCATACAAAAGCAAAACCAGAGCAAGGCAAGGCGAACGAGGCAGTTATTCAATTGCTATCTGACTATTTTAGTATGTCAGAAAAAGATATTAAATTGATAAAAGGTTTTAAAAATAAAAATAAAGTTTTTGAAATAAAGGGATTAATAAGCCAAACAGATAAGGCAGTAGAAATTTTAAAAAAAGGCGGAATAATTGCTTATCCAACTGACACTATCTACGGGATTGGCTGTGATGCATTTAATAAAACAGCTATAAAAAAACTTTTAAAATTAAAAAATAGAAGCCAAGGCAACCCAATGTCTATTGCAGTATTAGATATTAAAATGTTAAAAAGTATAGCTTTTTTAAGCAAAAAAAACGAAAAAATTGTTAGAGAATTATTACCAGGACCTTTTACTTTTATTTTCAAGAAAAAGCCAGTAATTTCGGATTTAATTACTGCTGGATTTAACACTGTGGGCGTGCGAATTCCAGATAATGATATTACTTTGGGAATTATTAAAAGAGCTGGTTTTCCCATTATAACTACTTCAGCAAATTTGAGCGGAAAAAAATCAGCAGTAAATTCAGAACAGATTGATTTAAAAGTAGATTTTGTGGTAAAAGGGGAGTGTGAGCATAAAAAAGCATCAACTATTATAGATTTGGAAAATAAAAAAATAATTAGACAGGGCAAGGGAGTTCAAAAGGTCAAACAAATTTTAAATATT contains:
- a CDS encoding DegT/DnrJ/EryC1/StrS family aminotransferase gives rise to the protein SLGRDKIISSVYGGMAVTQDKVLAEKIREFQKHLKFPNLFWIKKQLLHPILTKKLIMPLYGFFGLGKYKLVALQRLGILSKAVHKMEKQGKMPKYLFKKMPNALALLGLHQFEKLEKFNKHRYEIAKIYKQFERVAPVQEYIEKRVFMRYSVFVENSDEILEKFKKKGIYLDDGWRKSVVVPIGTNLEKMGYIKGSCPVAEEVADKILNLPTHINISKEQAEKIKNLLKRFQEQ
- a CDS encoding PKD domain-containing protein, which produces MKEVQMSKKRGLLVALLVLVAMGLSGCMLFNCDPVASFTWSPATIYAGESITFTSTSTDSDGTIDYHKWEFSDGGTANGSQVLHTFADDGAYQVSLIVTDNCGAIGSITRSVTVLNPAPSIGKMTVTDLDGCDGYPYSVCHRIRAVLDNIMDVASIEPKKVVSTTIDFGDGPNSVFSGFSTTYSYKNPGTYTIVGTVVDDDGATGIQTKNITIRSYSLVPPIVRLEPARRTANLNEIVKFYIFAYDPDQNRECGGCPPPCLPPCPPPYSPCGEQEVELKDYRGFDSLSSSLGLCGESIITQGAYPRDRGIVRIRVVLIDPNENIVEIFDTRDASLSLYNPTFEFRFNMCGDWKISFIAWDDDCRCSQATGYLHTIKVALPDEC
- a CDS encoding hypoxanthine phosphoribosyltransferase; translation: MLEQEIGVVIYTEEQIQDRVKELAKQIAENYYFLYMQNPEDFKLILVGVLKGCNPFMSDLSKEINRAFEKLHGGKFLCLFPEYISIESRDKKNKQKRPKWLLDTRMDLAGAHVLIVEDIIHSGVTLSHIASTLDPNGSRAKLGRPASLEVCALLDRISKDKRVRAKYVGFELNGDEWVVGYGMDSGEIGRLLPCIHALCQE
- a CDS encoding threonylcarbamoyl-AMP synthase; the encoded protein is MKVNLRVYPNSKKNKITEKAENVFEVHTKAKPEQGKANEAVIQLLSDYFSMSEKDIKLIKGFKNKNKVFEIKGLISQTDKAVEILKKGGIIAYPTDTIYGIGCDAFNKTAIKKLLKLKNRSQGNPMSIAVLDIKMLKSIAFLSKKNEKIVRELLPGPFTFIFKKKPVISDLITAGFNTVGVRIPDNDITLGIIKRAGFPIITTSANLSGKKSAVNSEQIDLKVDFVVKGECEHKKASTIIDLENKKIIRQGKGVQKVKQILNI